A stretch of Vigna angularis cultivar LongXiaoDou No.4 chromosome 4, ASM1680809v1, whole genome shotgun sequence DNA encodes these proteins:
- the LOC108331774 gene encoding sister chromatid cohesion protein PDS5 homolog C produces the protein MASADKRLEEQLLEAGNKLANPPSSAEELLSLLEQVESCLSRVEQSPTVSMQNALSPSLKAMVGDQLLRHSDNDVKVAVASCISEITRISAPDAPYDDDQMKEVFHLIVSSLENLHDKLSRSYAKRISILETVAKVRSCVVMLDLECDALISDMFQHFLKGVREHHPENVVLSMETIMTVVVEESEDISLALLSPLLDSIKKDNEEAFPIAQKLGERVLENCATKLKPYLVQTVRSLGVSVDDYSAVLALICQDTSDDLEKNDTCVTSEHAEDKSDSEKQSLEKSTHVVKKDSREVTSSQRGNPDANKSPNSGMSYGIACVGEDTALAYSNPIKKKEDADCSNHSEGLNISGHEVGSDLDTKKVDNSKQKAGKATKRPRKKSSSSTKLAKPSKDQVAANEKEAVKMLDCESNSKIVPSSPHKEHFVEAAGPSDSNKEMDAKISSPVAVNDESEVVASAPSESLNDENRLKKLGRSTKEDDSVKEGAAYDVSKVSGGASDSEAKPVTRSVKKALGQKSLKKTSVVDSVKKESGAINNADAKKYSAKKLEENKKGSGGSSSRQAEDRKKGGRGKAKTETDVAKSSAMNVDKEIVTTPRSCTKSAKDASSEETPKANVKRKLTSGKENEYDTKECGENLVGLRVKVWWPKDREFYKGIIDSFDSAKKKHKVSYDDGDEEILNLGKEKWKVIEKDSDADEEDRSDRASLDASIDMQPKKKGKTSDGETTKQGKMDVSSKSGGIKTNSRSKSVSLKSSQRSTDGNKLKDSMTNSKSEDGVNKKSKEDTPKSSSSKSIVATKILSKKSKNTDTSRTGELNDDYSSVPKTSSKSKLEILKSGKSKKTTPKTAVSKEKPLKSGGKADVNGTGKVKSDLLKIKYFENDNSDVSEGKLKDAKVKTSISSKAQGSKVKSGKKRRRS, from the exons CAAGTAGAAAGTTGCCTGTCAAGGGTTGAACAGTCACCAACAGTTTCTATGCAAAATGCACTCTCTCCATCATTGAAAGCAATGGTTGGTGACCAACTTTTAAGGCACTCAGATAATGATGTCAAGGTTGCGGTTGCCTCTTGCATCAGTGAAATAACAAGAATCAGTGCACCTGATGCTCCTTATGACGATGATCAAATGAAG GAGGTCTTTCACTTGATAGTATCTTCACTTGAAAATTTGCATGACAAGTTAAGTCGATCATATGCCAAGAGAATCTCAATTCTGGAAACTGTTGCAAAAGTCCGATCCTGTGTGGTAATGCTGGACCTTGAATGTGATGCCCTGATTTCGGATATGTTTCAACATTTCTTGAAAGGTGTAAG GGAACATCATCCAGAAAATGTTGTTTTGTCCATGGAAACAATTATGACCGTTGTTGTCGAGGAAAGTGAAGATATATCCTTAGCCTTGCTGTCCCCACTACTGGACAGCATTAAGAAAGACAATGAG GAAGCTTTTCCAATTGCCCAAAAATTGGGGGAGAGGGTTCTTGAAAATTGTGCAACCAAGCTTAAACCCTACTTGGTTCAAACAGTGAGATCCTTGGGTGTATCTGTTGATGATTATAGTGCTGTGCTTGCTTTAATATGCCAAGATACATCTGATGATTTGGAAAAGAATGATACATGTGTGACTAGTGAGCATGCG GAAGATAAGAGCGATTCAGAAAAACAGTCACTGGAGAAGTCAACACAT GTGGTTAAAAAGGATTCAAGGGAAGTTACATCCTCTCAACGAGGAAATCCTGATGCAAATAAATCTCCTAACTCAGGCATGAGCTATGGTATTGCATGTGTTGGAGAAGATACTGCTTTAGCTTATTCCAATCCcattaaaaagaaagaggatGCTGATTGTTCCAACCACTCTGAAGGTTTGAATATATCTGGTCATGAGGTGGGTAGTGATTTGGACACCAAAAAGGTTGACAATAGTAAACAAAAGGCAGGAAAAGCTACCAAGAGACCACGAAAGAAATCAAGCTCTTCTACTAAATTGGCAAAACCTTCCAAGGATCAAGTTGCTGCTAATGAGAAGGAAGCTGTGAAAATGCTTGACTGTGAAAGCAACAGTAAGATAGTTCCCAGTTCCCCTCACAAGGAACATTTTGTTGAAGCAGCAGGACCTTCAGACAGTAATAAAGAAATGGATGCTAAGATTTCATCACCAGTGGCAGTAAATGACGAATCTGAAGTGGTTGCTTCTGCTCCAAGTGAGAGCCTCAATGATGAAAATCGCTTGAAGAAACTTGGACGATCAACAAAGGAAGATGACTCTGTAAAAGAAGGCGCTGCATATGATGTTTCTAAGGTGTCTGGAGGAGCTAGTGATTCAGAAGCCAAACCTGTGACGCGGTCAGTGAAAAAGGCACTAGGTCAAAAGTCTTTGAAAAAAACTAGTGTGGTAGATTCtgtaaaaaaagaaagtggGGCAATAAATAATGCAGATGCTAAGAAATACTCAGCAAAGAAattagaagaaaacaaaaagggtAGTGGTGGATCCTCCTCTAGGCAGGCGGAAGACAGGAAAAAAGGAGGGCGTGGAAAAGCTAAGACTGAGACAGATGTAGCAAAGTCATCtgctatgaatgtggacaaa GAAATAGTTACTACTCCGAGGTCTTGTACAAAATCTGCCAAAGATGCAAGTTCAGAGGAGACTCCCAAGGCAAATGTGAAAAGGAAACTTACTtcaggaaaagaaaat GAGTATGATACAAAGGAATGTGGTGAAAACCTTGTCGGTTTACGGGTCAAAGTTTGGTGGCCTAAGGATCGTGA GTTTTACAAGGGTATTATTGATTCTTTTGATTCTGCAAAAAAGAAGCACAAG GTATCGTATGATGACGGTGATGAAGAAATATTAAATCTAGGGAAGGAGAAATGGAAGGTCATTGAAAAGGATTCAGATGCAGATGAG GAAGATCGGAGTGATCGTGCAAGTCTTGATGCTTCCATTGATAT GCAACCAAAGaagaaagggaaaacaagtgatgGTGAAACCACCAAGCAGGGAAAGATGGATGTTTCTTCCAAAAG TGGTGGAATAAAGACGAATAGTAGATCAAAAAGTGTATCCCTGAAGTCTAGTCAAAGGTCCACAGATGGCAACAAATTGAAAGATTCCATGACAAATAGCAAATCTGAGGATGGagttaataaaaaatctaaGGAAGACACTCCTAAAAGTTCTAGCAGTAAATCCATTGTTGCTACTAAAATACTGAGTAAGAAATCGAAAAATACTGATACTTCCAGGACTGGGGAATTAAATGATGACTACAGTAGTGTGCCAAAGACGTCTTCCAAGTCTAAGCTAGAAATTCTAAAAAGTGGAAAATCCAAGAAAACAACCCCAAAGACTGCCGTTTCCAAAGAAAAACCTCTCAAAAGTGGTGGAAAGGCTGATGTTAATGGTACCGGCAAGGTGAAATCTGATTTAttgaagataaaatattttgagaaTGATAATTCAGATGTTTCAGAAGGAAAGCTAAAAGATGCCAAGGTAAAGACTTCAATTTCGTCTAAGGCACAAGGAAGTAAGGTCAAGAGTGGAAAGAAGCGTAGGAGAAGCTAG
- the LOC108331102 gene encoding uncharacterized protein LOC108331102 isoform X2, producing MGDKKKERWWKANSETDVAKLSAMDVDKVSVVLLDGACFLANEMISSSKSGTKSTKDENSETPKTTAMKLTSGKENESDTEKYGENLVGIRVKVWWPKDLESSMMMEMKKH from the exons ATGGGGGACAAGAAAAAGGAACGTTGGTGGAAAGCTAACAGTGAAACAGATGTTGCAAAATTATCTGCTATGGATGTGGACAAGGTATCTGTTGTTCTTTTAGACGGTGCTTGCTTCCTTGCTAAT GAAATGATTTCTTCTTCAAAGTCTGGTACAAAATCAACTAAGGATGAAAATTCAGAGACTCCCAAGACAACTGCAATGAAACTTACCtcaggaaaagaaaat GAGTCTGATACTGAGAAATATGGTGAAAACCTTGTTGGTATACGGGTCAAAGTTTGGTGGCCTAAGGATCTTGA ATCTTCTatgatgatggagatgaagAAACACTAA
- the LOC108331102 gene encoding uncharacterized protein LOC108331102 isoform X1 has protein sequence MSPKKKQKTNVGESNKQGKTDASSRSDGAAASHRSKGVSLKSIQKTKDGNKSKYSRTISKSEDEVCRKSKDSTAKNSSRKSVAAAKKVSNKLKNTDTSKTIESKGDEINTPKSCAKSKHETFKGEKSKLETLESLIGKRHKSGGKIDVNGTGNGKSGLLKRKDPKNDSNISAGEVEDVKGKTSHSSKLQGSELKSGKKLQRN, from the exons AT GTCACCAAAGAAGAAACAGAAAACAAATGTTGGTGAGTCAAACAAGCAAGGAAAGACGGATGCTTCTTCCAGAAG TGATGGAGCAGCAGCATCCCATAGATCAAAGGGTGTATCCTTGAAGTCTATCCAAAAGACCAAAGATGGCAACAAATCAAAATATTCCAGGACTATTAGCAAATCAGAGGATGAAGTTTGTAGAAAATCCAAGGACAGCACTGCTAAAAATAGTAGCAGGAAATCTGTTGCTGCTGCTAAGAAAGTgagtaataaattaaaaaacaccGATACTTCCAAGACAATTGAATCAAAGGGTGATGAAATTAACACGCCAAAATCCTGTGCCAAGTCTAAGCATGAAACTTTCAAAGGTGAAAAATCCAAACTAGAAACCCTTGAGTCATTGATAGGAAAACGTCACAAAAGTGGTGGAAAAATAGATGTTAATGGTACTGGCAATGGGAAATCCGGTTTGTTGAAGAGAAAAGATCCCAAGAATGATTCAAATATTTCGGCTGGAGAGGTTGAAGATGTCAAGGGAAAGACTTCACATTCATCAAAGCTACAAGGAAGTGAACTCAAGAGTGGAAAAAAACTTCAGAGAAACTAG